A single Marinilabiliales bacterium DNA region contains:
- a CDS encoding LysM peptidoglycan-binding domain-containing protein has translation MKRLLYILFSALAVLSLISFNARGAEADTIPVRTAVHENDTLPEGIITTAEATIPEITDPVELDFESNLDSLLNLWYVSNAPRRARTGPLADSSGFVIPSFPDSVYIERLARLPSVIDLSFNNVVRNYINVYTVNRREQMEVMLALTEYYFPLFEQILDYYDIPLELRYLPVVESALNPRAVSRVGATGIWQFMFGTARMYNLTMNSLVDERRDPYASTHAAARYLKDLFGIYNDWTLALAAYNCGPGNVNRAIRRAGGSRDYWRIYYFLPRETRGYVPAFIAATYAMNYYTEHALSPADLELPLFTDTVMINRNLHLMQVAEVLDIPVSMIRDMNPQYRRDVIPADERPFPLRLPAGETTRFAGLADSVYAYRADHYLKRENLVVTPGRPGVMPDPPAGRSQVNYTVKSGDNLGYISQWFNVRVSDLRHWNGITGNLIRTGQRLVIYVPSDQTGYYNQVNNLSFAEKQARVGRAPSANRADVIVVSDDSGEFLYYTVRRGDTLWGIARQFPGVSERDILRLNSLSNANRIYPGQQLRIKPSG, from the coding sequence ATGAAGAGACTGCTATACATTCTGTTTTCGGCCCTGGCAGTTCTCTCCCTGATATCATTCAATGCACGGGGAGCTGAAGCTGATACTATTCCTGTTCGAACTGCTGTGCATGAAAACGACACTCTGCCGGAAGGCATTATCACCACTGCAGAGGCGACCATACCTGAGATAACTGATCCTGTTGAACTGGATTTTGAGAGTAATCTTGACAGCCTGCTCAACCTCTGGTACGTCAGTAATGCACCCCGCCGGGCCAGGACCGGGCCACTGGCCGACAGCTCGGGTTTTGTCATTCCCTCTTTTCCGGATTCGGTTTATATTGAGAGGCTTGCAAGGCTACCGTCTGTGATTGATCTCTCCTTCAACAATGTTGTAAGGAATTATATCAATGTCTATACCGTCAACCGCAGGGAGCAGATGGAAGTGATGCTTGCCCTGACTGAGTATTATTTTCCGCTTTTTGAGCAGATTTTGGACTATTATGATATTCCGCTCGAACTGAGGTATCTGCCTGTCGTTGAATCTGCCCTCAATCCGAGGGCGGTATCAAGAGTCGGTGCCACGGGCATCTGGCAGTTTATGTTCGGCACGGCAAGGATGTATAACCTGACAATGAACTCTCTTGTGGATGAGCGTCGTGACCCGTATGCTTCGACACATGCAGCCGCGAGGTACCTGAAAGATCTTTTTGGGATATACAATGACTGGACACTTGCTCTTGCCGCCTATAACTGCGGCCCGGGTAACGTTAACAGGGCCATAAGGAGGGCAGGGGGCTCAAGGGATTACTGGAGGATCTACTATTTCCTGCCAAGGGAAACAAGGGGTTATGTGCCTGCATTTATTGCTGCAACATATGCAATGAACTACTACACGGAGCATGCCCTGAGTCCGGCTGACCTGGAACTGCCTCTGTTTACCGATACTGTAATGATAAACAGGAACCTCCATCTTATGCAGGTTGCAGAGGTACTCGATATCCCGGTCAGTATGATAAGGGACATGAACCCGCAGTACCGGCGCGATGTGATCCCGGCAGATGAAAGACCTTTTCCTTTAAGGCTGCCGGCAGGGGAAACAACCAGGTTTGCCGGACTGGCCGACAGTGTTTATGCATATCGGGCAGATCATTACCTGAAAAGGGAGAACCTTGTTGTTACGCCCGGTCGTCCCGGAGTGATGCCTGATCCTCCGGCGGGCCGCTCCCAGGTGAACTATACGGTCAAAAGCGGCGATAATCTCGGATATATTTCACAATGGTTCAATGTCAGGGTGTCTGACCTGAGGCACTGGAACGGTATAACCGGCAACCTTATAAGGACAGGACAGCGGCTTGTTATATACGTGCCTTCAGATCAGACCGGTTATTATAACCAGGTCAATAATCTGAGCTTTGCTGAGAAACAGGCACGGGTCGGCAGGGCTCCATCTGCCAACCGGGCTGATGTTATTGTTGTTAGTGACGATTCGGGAGAATTTCTCTATTATACGGTTCGCCGCGGAGATACTCTTTGGGGTATAGCGAGGCAGTTCCCGGGAGTCAGTGAGCGTGACATACTGAGGCTTAACAGCCTGAGTAACGCCAACCGGATATACCCGGGCCAGCAGCTCAGGATCAAGCCGTCAGGATAG
- a CDS encoding MBOAT family protein, whose product MDLFPGILKYSEETPMLFTRLYFWGFFLVLLVGYSLVYKKKTLRNAWLFAMSLFFYYKSGGYFFSLLVFSTIADFVLGHLIFNAGNRFRKRLWLAASVTVNLGLLAYFKYAYFLTGLVNRVAGTDLEVVNFLSLLYNRLAGGSMDVSVIVLPVGISFFTFQTISYTVDVYRGKLRPVGNIIDFGFYVSFFPQLVAGPIVRAAEFMPQLYASFKLTMQQMGHAIFLVLSGLVKKMVISDYISVNYVDRVFDNPLAYSGFENMMAVYGYSVQIYCDFSGYTDIAIGVALLLGFRLPVNFNSPYKAVNITDFWRRWHISLSSWLRDYLYIPLGGSRKGILRRYANLIVTMLLGGLWHGADLRFIIWGGLHGVALAVHKAWQGLFPGSRTGTRMPGLRRFLSVFITFQFVSFAWLFFRAEGMYEVNAMVSQMISSFGGDLVPGMTIAHRNVFSLMAVAMIIHWLPARLKEYYRGAFIRSHLLIKIVAAVLIVFVIYQVRSADIQPFIYFRF is encoded by the coding sequence ATGGACCTGTTCCCAGGAATTTTAAAATATTCGGAAGAGACACCCATGCTTTTTACACGTCTCTATTTCTGGGGCTTCTTCCTGGTGCTGCTTGTGGGGTACAGCCTGGTATACAAAAAGAAGACCCTGCGCAATGCCTGGCTTTTTGCAATGAGCCTCTTCTTCTATTACAAGTCGGGCGGCTATTTCTTTTCGCTACTGGTCTTTTCCACCATAGCAGATTTTGTTCTGGGACATCTGATTTTCAATGCCGGCAACAGATTTCGGAAACGATTGTGGCTGGCAGCAAGCGTAACAGTGAATTTAGGTCTGCTGGCATATTTCAAGTATGCCTATTTCCTGACCGGACTGGTCAACAGGGTTGCCGGAACCGATCTCGAGGTTGTCAATTTTTTATCACTGCTCTACAACAGGCTGGCCGGCGGAAGTATGGATGTGTCGGTAATTGTGCTGCCTGTGGGAATATCCTTCTTCACCTTTCAGACCATCAGCTATACAGTCGATGTCTACCGGGGCAAGCTCCGCCCGGTTGGCAACATCATTGATTTTGGTTTCTATGTTTCATTCTTCCCCCAGCTTGTGGCGGGGCCTATAGTACGCGCGGCTGAATTCATGCCCCAGCTTTATGCCTCCTTCAAACTTACCATGCAACAGATGGGCCATGCAATTTTTCTGGTGCTGAGCGGACTGGTAAAGAAGATGGTGATATCCGACTATATTTCGGTGAATTATGTTGACAGGGTGTTTGACAATCCGCTGGCATATTCGGGATTCGAGAACATGATGGCTGTTTACGGGTATTCGGTGCAGATATACTGTGATTTTTCGGGCTATACCGATATTGCGATAGGAGTGGCCCTGCTTTTGGGCTTCAGGCTTCCGGTTAACTTCAACTCACCCTACAAGGCTGTAAACATAACGGACTTTTGGCGGAGGTGGCATATTTCGTTATCCTCATGGTTGAGGGATTATCTTTATATCCCTCTCGGGGGAAGCCGGAAAGGGATCTTACGCAGGTATGCCAACCTTATAGTGACTATGCTGCTGGGCGGATTGTGGCATGGCGCAGATCTGAGGTTCATCATCTGGGGCGGACTTCACGGTGTTGCTCTTGCCGTGCATAAGGCCTGGCAGGGGCTGTTCCCCGGCAGCAGGACAGGAACGCGCATGCCGGGTTTAAGGAGGTTCCTTTCGGTTTTCATCACATTCCAGTTTGTCTCCTTCGCCTGGCTCTTTTTCAGGGCTGAAGGCATGTATGAGGTGAATGCAATGGTTTCGCAGATGATCAGCAGTTTCGGAGGCGACCTGGTTCCCGGAATGACCATCGCTCACAGAAACGTCTTTTCGCTTATGGCGGTTGCCATGATAATACACTGGCTTCCTGCCAGGCTGAAGGAGTATTACAGGGGGGCATTCATAAGGTCGCATCTTCTTATCAAGATTGTGGCGGCCGTTTTGATTGTATTTGTAATATACCAGGTACGGTCGGCCGACATACAGCCTTTTATCTATTTCAGGTTCTGA
- a CDS encoding YceI family protein, producing the protein MKTSSAFSRQNGIRIKTVFAILALTSAMAFSGIAQINHFTREGTISFFSSAPLENIEAVNDRVHAILDNGSGEIAVRMRIEDFQFRRSLMQKHFNENYMDSHDYPEARFEGYIQGFDEFTDNAYPDEVTVAGNMTIRGVTREVVVKGSFRRSGPHYVCHAVFPIRLEDYNIRIPRMLVRNIAEVVEVTVDLRLAPLN; encoded by the coding sequence ATGAAAACCTCATCAGCCTTCAGCAGACAAAACGGTATTCGTATTAAAACCGTTTTTGCTATACTTGCCCTAACCTCTGCAATGGCTTTTTCCGGGATTGCCCAAATCAATCACTTTACCCGCGAAGGGACGATCTCTTTTTTTTCTTCCGCACCGCTTGAAAATATAGAGGCTGTAAACGACAGGGTGCATGCCATTCTTGACAATGGATCCGGAGAGATCGCCGTAAGAATGAGGATTGAGGACTTTCAGTTCAGAAGGTCTCTCATGCAGAAGCATTTCAATGAAAACTATATGGATTCGCATGATTATCCCGAAGCCCGCTTTGAGGGATACATACAAGGTTTTGATGAATTTACCGATAATGCGTATCCTGATGAAGTAACAGTTGCCGGAAATATGACCATCAGGGGTGTAACCAGGGAGGTGGTGGTTAAAGGATCGTTCAGAAGGTCGGGCCCCCATTATGTGTGCCATGCAGTTTTTCCCATAAGGCTCGAAGATTATAATATCAGAATTCCCAGGATGCTGGTCCGTAACATAGCCGAAGTGGTTGAGGTTACAGTGGATTTAAGGCTGGCCCCTTTAAACTGA
- a CDS encoding ParB/RepB/Spo0J family partition protein, translating to MAAKKNALGRGLSALISEEEPSRRREGLPWYDEISLSMIEANPFQPRTRFEEEPIQELASSIRELGVIQPIIVRQKDDGRYQLIAGERRMRAAGVAGLDTIPAWIRTADDQALLEMALVENIQREDLDAIEIAISYQRLMEECSLTQENLSQRVGKKRSTISNYIRLLRLPAEIQLGIKHRQISMGHARSLISIDNPDAQLEIYNKIISNDLSVRKIEEMVRKMETTEPADTTDERQTKSEPDSYETLRDHLAGYFGTDVQFRRNEKGKGKIVIPFSSNDELERIVGLLDKLNT from the coding sequence ATGGCTGCAAAGAAGAATGCATTGGGACGGGGCCTCAGCGCACTGATTTCCGAAGAGGAGCCTTCGCGCAGGCGGGAAGGGTTGCCCTGGTATGATGAGATAAGCCTCAGCATGATCGAGGCAAACCCGTTCCAGCCAAGGACCAGGTTTGAGGAGGAGCCTATCCAGGAGCTTGCCTCTTCGATTCGGGAGCTGGGTGTAATCCAGCCCATTATTGTCAGGCAGAAGGATGATGGAAGGTACCAGCTGATTGCGGGAGAGAGGCGTATGAGAGCTGCCGGAGTTGCCGGCCTTGATACAATACCTGCCTGGATAAGGACTGCTGATGACCAGGCATTGCTGGAGATGGCCCTTGTTGAGAATATTCAGAGGGAGGACCTTGATGCCATTGAAATAGCAATAAGTTATCAGCGGCTGATGGAAGAGTGCAGCCTTACCCAGGAAAACCTCAGTCAAAGGGTAGGCAAAAAGAGGTCAACAATATCTAATTATATAAGACTGCTTAGGCTGCCTGCTGAAATACAGCTTGGCATAAAACACCGGCAGATAAGTATGGGCCATGCAAGATCCCTTATCAGTATTGATAACCCTGATGCACAGCTTGAGATTTACAATAAGATAATCTCCAACGACCTCTCGGTCAGGAAAATTGAAGAGATGGTCAGGAAAATGGAGACCACTGAGCCTGCAGATACTACTGATGAAAGGCAGACAAAGAGTGAGCCTGACAGCTATGAAACGCTTCGTGACCACCTGGCAGGATATTTTGGCACCGATGTTCAGTTCAGGAGAAATGAAAAGGGAAAGGGTAAGATAGTCATTCCTTTCAGCTCAAATGATGAACTGGAGCGGATAGTGGGATTGCTTGACAAGCTAAATACTTAA
- a CDS encoding Rieske (2Fe-2S) protein, translated as MERREFLLRTMKAGAAVIIPVTVVSCSKDDNNDPDPPGGNGNGNDIVIDLADQDYSLLNTAGNAIIINNIIIANTGDDHFVALSSVCTHAGCQITYNHSNGNFPCPCHGSVFSADGAVVTGPATTAVRSYSITRDGSVLTVEL; from the coding sequence ATGGAAAGAAGGGAGTTTTTGCTAAGAACCATGAAGGCGGGTGCCGCAGTTATAATTCCCGTCACTGTTGTGTCGTGCAGCAAGGATGATAATAACGATCCTGACCCGCCTGGTGGTAACGGGAATGGAAACGACATAGTCATTGACCTGGCTGACCAGGACTATTCGTTGTTAAATACAGCAGGCAATGCCATTATTATCAATAATATAATCATTGCCAACACCGGGGATGACCATTTTGTGGCATTGTCTTCGGTATGCACCCATGCCGGCTGTCAGATAACCTACAACCACTCAAACGGCAATTTTCCCTGTCCGTGTCACGGGTCGGTATTTTCTGCAGATGGTGCGGTAGTCACAGGGCCTGCGACAACTGCGGTAAGAAGCTATTCAATTACCCGGGACGGGAGTGTGCTCACTGTTGAACTTTGA
- the hydF gene encoding [FeFe] hydrogenase H-cluster maturation GTPase HydF, protein MQRGKDTKPHIGIYGRRNNGKSTLINMLAGHEIAIVSEVAGTTTDPVRKSFEITGFGPVVLIDTAGSDDTGELGEKRIAKTLHTLQTVDLAILVITRNNFEEPEKRLVEEFRKLLLPFIIVHSKSDLEKLSSGTRDRIEEYTGTGVIEFSSVDSNYPEEIISAIRSSIPGSAWKSAGLVGDLLSHGDIVLLITPIDVQAPAGRLILPQVQAIRDIIDNDCVAVVLKEREVDAFLRKTGIRPKLAITDSQIFVKADASIPPDIMLTSFSIILARQKGDFELYLQGTPAISGLKDGDRILILESCTHHVSCDDIGRVKIPRWISTFTGKKLEFDVVGGLAEWPRPVTDYALVIQCGGCVITRRQLINRIRQAADAGVPVTNYGMAIAWVQGIYKRAVAPFTGGSKGEADYL, encoded by the coding sequence ATGCAGAGAGGAAAAGACACCAAGCCCCATATTGGCATATACGGGAGGAGAAACAACGGTAAAAGCACCCTTATAAACATGCTGGCGGGTCACGAAATAGCAATAGTAAGTGAAGTAGCAGGCACAACGACCGACCCGGTCAGGAAATCATTCGAGATTACAGGGTTCGGACCAGTAGTTCTTATTGATACGGCCGGATCGGATGACACCGGCGAACTTGGAGAAAAACGCATCGCCAAAACCCTGCATACCCTTCAAACTGTCGACCTTGCAATCCTGGTCATTACACGGAACAACTTTGAAGAACCGGAAAAGAGACTGGTGGAAGAATTCAGGAAGCTCCTGCTGCCTTTCATAATTGTGCACAGCAAGTCCGACCTTGAAAAGCTTTCATCCGGAACAAGAGACCGGATTGAAGAATATACCGGGACCGGTGTAATTGAGTTCAGCAGTGTTGACAGCAATTACCCTGAAGAGATAATCTCAGCAATAAGGTCGTCAATTCCCGGGTCGGCATGGAAAAGCGCGGGACTGGTTGGCGATCTTCTGAGCCATGGTGACATCGTCCTTCTCATTACACCCATAGATGTACAGGCACCGGCAGGAAGACTTATCCTGCCCCAGGTACAGGCTATCCGCGATATAATTGACAATGACTGTGTGGCAGTGGTCCTCAAGGAGAGGGAGGTTGATGCCTTCCTGAGAAAAACAGGTATAAGACCCAAACTTGCTATAACCGACAGCCAGATCTTTGTAAAAGCGGATGCCTCTATACCACCTGATATCATGCTGACATCCTTCAGCATCATTCTTGCAAGGCAGAAAGGAGACTTTGAGCTGTATCTGCAAGGAACGCCTGCAATATCAGGCCTGAAAGACGGTGACCGCATCCTTATACTTGAATCATGTACCCACCATGTGTCGTGCGATGATATCGGCCGGGTCAAGATTCCCAGGTGGATAAGCACCTTTACCGGCAAAAAGCTGGAGTTTGATGTGGTCGGTGGACTGGCTGAGTGGCCCCGCCCGGTAACTGATTATGCGCTGGTAATACAGTGCGGGGGATGCGTGATAACACGCAGGCAGCTCATTAACAGGATCAGGCAGGCGGCCGACGCCGGGGTTCCCGTAACCAATTACGGCATGGCAATCGCATGGGTGCAGGGCATTTACAAACGGGCCGTCGCCCCGTTCACCGGGGGAAGCAAAGGTGAAGCTGACTATCTGTAA
- a CDS encoding KamA family protein translates to MVVMEYYPEKIALSVKSAKLLRRLLNENPRLKRIFSESTTEDEAKRSIRIWAEEVLGTNADALSYYKKEKEGLEAYGRLRWHDLAAIRILDYLDNAGREFPNPYRSGEITISDPFNLIWLGARNGTGGAKPLFFEDMINLFRQLTGQLPRERPDKQKVEKWMKRWRHGLEQEIIKERGENRERIIRVLVERIESCEQGDSRYFFEEGLSYDEKVEKVKEWWSDYMFHLRFAVRSPALLNELLDHSLDLDTQKLLERAEKKGIPFFVNPYYISLLSTRSPGFTAGADLAIRHYVIYSKPLIDQFGNIEAWEKEDKVEPGKPNAAGWMLPSRHNVHRRYPEVAIMIPDTMGRACGGLCVSCQRMYDFQRGNLNFNLDKLKPKETWDEKLKRLLDYYESDTQLRDILITGGDALMSRDKSLEKILDQVYEMAVRKREANKKRPDGEKYAGIVRIRLGTRLLAYLPQRVTPHLQQILAGFRRKAAEAGIKQFVIQTHFESPMEVTPEAEIAVRRLIDAGWMVTNQLVFTSAASRRGHTAMLRKVLNDIGVITYYTFSVKGFLENTFNYATNARAVQEQKEEKYIGILPGSYRERIRSLSDEPERMKENLESIREENGIPFLATDRNVINLPAVGKSMTFRTVGITRWGRRILEFDHDHNRWHSPIINKLGKMIIIESKPVGEYLHQLEDMGEDIKEYQSIWGYSVGETEPRMPLFEYPEYPYRITEEISNLEIG, encoded by the coding sequence ATGGTTGTTATGGAATATTATCCTGAGAAAATAGCATTGTCAGTTAAATCTGCAAAGCTCCTGCGTCGCCTGTTAAATGAGAATCCGCGACTGAAAAGGATCTTTTCGGAATCGACTACCGAGGATGAGGCAAAGAGATCAATACGTATCTGGGCTGAAGAGGTGCTGGGCACCAATGCTGATGCCCTGTCATATTACAAAAAGGAAAAAGAGGGGCTGGAGGCTTACGGCAGGCTGCGCTGGCATGACCTTGCTGCTATACGGATCCTGGATTATCTTGACAATGCAGGCCGGGAATTTCCGAATCCATACAGGAGTGGGGAGATCACGATAAGTGATCCATTCAACCTTATATGGCTTGGGGCCAGGAACGGTACAGGAGGAGCCAAGCCCCTTTTCTTTGAGGATATGATCAATCTTTTCAGGCAGCTGACGGGACAGCTTCCCAGGGAACGACCCGACAAACAGAAGGTGGAAAAGTGGATGAAGCGCTGGAGGCACGGACTGGAACAGGAGATAATCAAGGAACGCGGGGAGAACAGGGAAAGGATCATAAGAGTGCTGGTGGAGAGGATTGAAAGCTGCGAGCAGGGTGATTCCAGGTATTTTTTCGAGGAGGGATTGAGTTACGACGAGAAGGTTGAAAAAGTTAAAGAATGGTGGTCCGACTATATGTTTCACCTGAGGTTTGCTGTCAGGTCACCAGCACTGCTTAACGAGCTGCTGGACCATTCTCTCGATCTTGACACACAGAAACTGCTTGAAAGAGCTGAGAAAAAGGGTATACCTTTCTTTGTCAATCCCTATTATATATCCCTGCTGAGTACCAGGTCCCCTGGATTTACAGCCGGAGCGGATCTTGCAATAAGGCACTATGTGATATATTCCAAACCGCTGATTGACCAGTTCGGAAACATTGAGGCATGGGAGAAGGAGGATAAGGTTGAACCCGGCAAGCCGAATGCTGCAGGATGGATGCTTCCTTCCCGCCACAATGTGCACCGGCGGTATCCTGAAGTTGCCATTATGATACCTGACACAATGGGCAGGGCCTGCGGGGGACTATGTGTATCCTGCCAGAGGATGTATGATTTTCAGAGGGGCAATCTTAACTTCAACCTTGACAAGCTGAAGCCCAAAGAGACCTGGGATGAGAAGCTGAAAAGGCTGCTCGATTACTACGAGAGTGATACACAGCTAAGGGATATCCTTATTACCGGTGGAGATGCACTGATGAGCCGCGACAAGTCTCTTGAAAAGATACTCGACCAGGTTTATGAGATGGCTGTCAGGAAGAGGGAGGCCAACAAAAAGAGACCTGACGGTGAAAAGTATGCCGGGATAGTTAGGATAAGGCTTGGTACCAGGCTGCTGGCCTATCTGCCCCAGAGGGTTACTCCCCACCTTCAGCAGATTCTCGCTGGCTTCAGGAGGAAGGCTGCGGAAGCGGGCATAAAGCAGTTTGTCATACAGACCCATTTTGAAAGCCCCATGGAGGTGACACCTGAAGCCGAAATTGCTGTAAGGAGGCTGATAGATGCCGGATGGATGGTTACCAACCAGCTTGTATTTACCTCCGCTGCATCAAGGAGGGGTCATACTGCCATGCTGAGAAAGGTGCTGAACGACATCGGTGTGATAACCTATTACACATTTTCGGTAAAGGGATTCCTTGAAAACACATTTAACTATGCCACCAACGCGCGTGCCGTTCAGGAGCAAAAAGAGGAGAAGTATATAGGTATCTTACCCGGCAGTTACCGTGAGAGGATCAGGAGTCTCTCTGACGAACCGGAGAGGATGAAGGAGAACCTTGAATCTATCAGGGAAGAAAACGGTATTCCGTTCCTTGCGACTGACAGGAACGTGATCAACCTTCCGGCTGTCGGCAAGAGCATGACGTTCAGGACTGTAGGCATAACAAGGTGGGGGCGCCGTATACTCGAGTTTGACCATGATCACAACCGCTGGCACAGTCCTATTATAAACAAGCTCGGGAAGATGATAATAATAGAGAGTAAACCCGTGGGTGAGTATCTTCATCAGCTTGAGGACATGGGTGAGGATATTAAGGAATACCAAAGCATATGGGGATATTCGGTAGGTGAGACCGAACCGAGGATGCCGCTCTTCGAGTATCCTGAATACCCTTACAGGATCACAGAGGAGATATCAAACCTTGAGATCGGGTAA
- a CDS encoding ParA family protein, with protein sequence MAKIIALANQKGGVGKTTTAINLSASLAVLENRVLLIDADPQANATSGMGFDIRTIKTSIYECLIDDVDPNSIILNTEVDRLDIIPSHIDLVGAEIEMTNMPAREQILKSVISRIEDRYDFILVDCSPSLGLITLNALTASDSVLIPVQCEYFALEGLGKLLNTIKIVQSRLNTSLEIEGFLLTMYDSRLRLSNQVVEEVKKHFQQMVFETIVQRNIRLSEAPSFGKPVLLYDVNSTGAVNYLNLARELLQNNDKTKMSDAEKVIE encoded by the coding sequence ATGGCCAAAATAATTGCACTAGCAAATCAGAAGGGGGGGGTTGGTAAAACAACTACAGCAATTAATCTTTCAGCAAGCCTCGCGGTACTTGAGAACAGGGTTCTGCTCATAGATGCTGATCCGCAGGCAAATGCAACATCAGGTATGGGATTCGATATCCGTACAATTAAAACAAGCATTTATGAATGCCTTATCGATGATGTTGATCCAAACAGCATTATCCTTAATACAGAGGTAGACAGGCTTGACATTATACCTTCACATATCGACCTGGTAGGTGCAGAGATAGAGATGACAAATATGCCGGCCAGGGAGCAGATCCTTAAGTCTGTTATATCCAGGATAGAGGACAGGTATGATTTTATTCTGGTGGATTGTTCTCCGTCACTCGGACTCATAACGCTCAATGCACTTACAGCTTCAGATTCTGTTCTGATCCCGGTTCAGTGCGAGTATTTTGCACTCGAGGGCCTTGGTAAGCTGCTTAACACTATCAAGATAGTGCAGAGCAGACTCAACACATCGCTTGAGATCGAGGGGTTCCTTCTTACTATGTATGATTCGAGACTTAGGCTGTCTAACCAGGTAGTGGAAGAGGTCAAAAAACATTTCCAGCAGATGGTTTTTGAAACGATTGTGCAGAGGAATATAAGACTCAGCGAAGCTCCCAGTTTCGGCAAGCCTGTTCTGCTTTATGATGTGAATTCAACGGGTGCCGTAAATTATCTCAATCTTGCCAGGGAGCTGCTGCAGAACAATGACAAGACAAAAATGAGCGATGCTGAGAAAGTTATAGAGTAG
- a CDS encoding diacylglycerol kinase family lipid kinase translates to MRAESENTWLVIVNPNAGRRRGKKDWEKISSLLDQAGLNYKAEFTASPRHAIEIAVSHIEEGFKNLIVVGGDGTMNEVVNGIFMQKRYPTPEISLGMITVGTGNDWGRMFGIPRDYEQAISTIKMNNGFIQDAGVVKYYSGSTENRRYFVNIAGIGFDALVVSKTNKLKEAGKGGSWAYLKSIVTSLLKYRHTKTTIKIDSNEIRNNIFNISIGICKYNGGGMMSLPDAVPDDGLFDITVINKIKKHDVILNIKRLYNGTINKHPMVETYRGRSVYIDSKPLIHLETDGESLGHSPFTFDIIPKSIKVLIGRSA, encoded by the coding sequence ATGAGAGCAGAATCTGAGAATACCTGGCTCGTTATAGTGAACCCTAATGCGGGCAGACGAAGAGGGAAGAAAGACTGGGAAAAGATATCATCGTTGCTGGATCAGGCCGGATTGAACTATAAAGCGGAATTCACCGCGTCGCCCAGGCATGCTATTGAGATTGCAGTCTCGCACATAGAAGAAGGTTTTAAGAATTTAATCGTGGTAGGCGGAGACGGGACCATGAATGAGGTAGTCAACGGGATCTTCATGCAAAAAAGATATCCTACACCGGAAATATCCCTGGGGATGATTACCGTTGGAACAGGCAATGACTGGGGAAGAATGTTCGGTATTCCGCGGGACTATGAACAGGCGATCTCCACAATAAAAATGAACAACGGGTTCATCCAGGATGCAGGTGTAGTGAAGTATTACAGCGGCAGTACCGAGAACAGGAGATATTTTGTAAATATAGCAGGCATAGGGTTTGATGCACTTGTAGTAAGCAAAACCAACAAGCTTAAGGAAGCCGGTAAAGGAGGTTCATGGGCATACCTTAAAAGTATAGTGACCAGCCTGCTGAAATACCGTCACACCAAAACGACTATAAAAATAGATTCGAACGAAATCCGAAACAACATTTTCAATATAAGTATCGGTATATGCAAATACAATGGGGGAGGAATGATGTCACTTCCCGATGCAGTTCCTGATGACGGACTCTTTGATATCACGGTCATAAACAAGATCAAGAAACACGATGTTATTCTCAATATAAAAAGACTGTATAACGGGACAATCAACAAACACCCAATGGTTGAAACCTACAGGGGCAGATCGGTTTACATCGACAGCAAACCTTTGATACACCTTGAGACTGATGGCGAATCACTGGGCCACAGTCCGTTCACATTTGATATAATACCAAAAAGCATTAAAGTCCTTATTGGAAGATCAGCCTGA